The Parambassis ranga chromosome 1, fParRan2.1, whole genome shotgun sequence genome includes a region encoding these proteins:
- the spink4 gene encoding serine peptidase inhibitor, Kazal type 4 encodes MRAARLVFLGLLLICVTAGAEKTSEHMRKPFCPNVEEIVACPLNLSPVCGSDGNTYANECTLCAQRQTTKMDILVVKEEGC; translated from the exons ATGAGAGCTGCAAGACTTGTTTTTCTGGGACTTCTACTCATCTGCGTGACAGCAG gtgCAGAGAAGACCTCTGAGCATATGAGAAAG CCTTTCTGCCCTAACGTGGAGGAGATTGTGGCGTGCCCTCTGAACCTTTCTCCTGTGTGCGGCAGCGATGGAAACACTTATGCCAACGAGTGTACCCTGTGTGCTCAGAGGCA AACAACCAAGATGGACATTTTGGTCGTCAAGGAGGAGG